A window from Dunckerocampus dactyliophorus isolate RoL2022-P2 chromosome 15, RoL_Ddac_1.1, whole genome shotgun sequence encodes these proteins:
- the lrguk gene encoding leucine-rich repeat and guanylate kinase domain-containing protein isoform X1, giving the protein MAAEDSVLSVELVSSCLSQLGRFGTGLQHPYYHLALPHHRLRDVTVLCSYGHLQQLELPHNNITDLSCVSHMPYLVILDASHNEISDFLGFQAPKNLKEVNLSHNCLTQMKDLSDYAALVKLDLDHNKLGEVIGLEKCCKLTHLSLAHNNISSISSLDDVPLTHLNLRGNQLKSTAGLENLKMLQVLDLAMNHITGLSGLQNLHLLGSLNLEKNQISDIEECKHFHDLLLLRELNLLDNPVQEHPEYRLSVIFLLQHLTMLDQERVTVEEKVMSINKYDPPMDVVAARDHMTQLMYQLMQPQLLYDTTLPSHDTPYPMLVLTGPQGCGKRELAHRLCHDFDDYFAYGISHTTRGPYFGEENGDDYHFVNEEDFQQLVQTGAFVQTVQYGGHRYGLSRDAIEDVAREGLACCVHMELEGVLSLKKSIFEPRYILLIPTLPEKYTANLLSRSLYTPAQIEMAVSRIELYADINRKRPGFFDNVIPCDDLNQAYHMLEEVVKDYLSLEEREEGEGQKEEKPRSPSSSYPSTAALDPSLPHYKNYCTKIREQLAPSKTPAELASIRRREQPAREAVVGKRPGVYSRFIKSLDESLVTSASSRLLDGDILGLAVQTLKGDLPLQPPDATAIMVPLSDRRPGSGVKPILPPIPPGRKTPQANSPIPSPSRHTAVESEDRANMQE; this is encoded by the exons ATGGCAGCAGAG GACAGTGTTTTAAGTGTTGAGTTGGTGTCCAGCTGTTTGTCCCAACTTGGTCGCTTCGGCACTGGACTTCAGCACCCATACTACCACCTGGCCCTCCCT CATCACAGGCTTAGGGATGTCACTGTTTTGTGTAGTTATGGTCATCTACAACAGCTGGAGCTGCCACATAACAACATTACAG ATCTGTCCTGCGTCAGCCACATGCCCTATCTCGTCATCCTAGATGCCTCTCACAATGAGATCTCGGATTTCCTTGGCTTCCAGGCCCCTAAGAACCTGAAG GAGGTCAACCTCTCCCACAACTGTCTAACACAAATGAAGGACTTGTCAGACTACGCAGCTCTTGTGAAGCTAGATCTGGACC ACAACAAACTCGGTGAGGTCATCGGTCTGGAGAAGTGCTGCAAGCTGACCCATCTCAGCCTGGCACACAACAACATCTCCAGCATCAGCAGCCTGGATGATGTGCCACTCACACACCTCAACCTG AGGGGGAACCAGCTGAAGAGCACCGCAGGTTTGGAGAACCTAAAGATGCTACAGGTTCTTGACTTGGCTATGAACCACATCACTGGTCTCTCTGGCCTCCAGAACCTACACCTTCTGGGCTCCCTCAACCTGGAAAAGAATCAG ATTAGTGACATTGAGGAGTGCAAACACTTTCATGATCTTCTTCTGCTGAGGGAATTGAATCTGCTGGATAACCCTGTACAG GAGCATCCAGAGTACAGGCTCTCTGTGATCTTCCTCCTCCAGCATCTGACCATGTTGGACCAAGAGAGAGTCACTGTTGAAGAAAAG GTGATGTCCATCAACAAGTACGACCCTCCTATGGATGTGGTAGCAGCCAGGGATCACATGACCCAGCTAATGTATCAGCTGATGCAGCCGCAGCTCCTCTATGATAC CACTCTACCCAGCCATGACACTCCCTATCCTATGCTGGTTCTGACTGGTCCGCAAGGCTGCGGGAAAAGGGAACTGGCCCACCGCCTGTGCCACGATTTCGACGACTACTTCGCATATGG AATCAGCCACACCACCAGGGGGCCCTACTTTGGAGAAGAGAACGGAGACGATTACCATTTTGTCAACGAAGAGGACTTTCAGCAGCTGGTACAAACG GGTGCTTTTGTCCAGACCGTCCAATATGGTGGCCACAGGTACGGTCTGAGCAGGGACGCCATTGAAGACGTCGCCAGGGAAGGACTGGCATGCTGTGTGCACATGGAGCTTGAA GGTGTGCTGAGTCTGAAGAAGAGCATCTTTGAACCTCGCTACATTCTCCTCATCCCCACGCTGCCTGAAAAGTACACAGCCAACCTGTTAAGCAGGAGCCTGTACACGCCAGCCCAGATTGAAATGGCGGTGTCGCGCATCGAGCTGTATGCCGACATCAACAGGAAACGGCCCGGCTTTTTTGATAATGTCATTCCCTGCG ATGACCTGAACCAAGCCTACCAcatgctggaggaggtggtgaaGGACTACCTGTCGCTGGAGGAGCGGGAAGAAG GTGAGGGACAAAAGGAGGAGAAGCCAAGGTCACCCTCTTCATCCTACCCATCCACTGCTGCGCTCGACCCCTCACTCCCGCACTACAAAAACTACTGCACCAAGATCAGGGAACAGCTCGCCCCCAGCAAGACCCCCGCT GAGCTGGCTTCCATCCGGCGGCGAGAGCAGCCGGCAAGAGAAGCGGTAGTGGGGAAGAGGCCAGGGGTCTACAGTCGCTTCATCAAAAG CTTAGATGAATCACTTGTGACTTCGGCATCCAGTCGGCTGCTAGATGGCGATATCCTGGGACTTGCAGTACAAACACTCAAAG GTGACCTGCCATTGCAACCACCCGATGCCACAGCCATCATGGTGCCCCTTTCTGACAGACGGCCCGGATCCGGTGTCAAGCCCATCCTGCCGCCAATCCCACCTGGACGCAAGACCCCTCAAGCTAACAGCCCGATCCCGTCACCCAGCCGCCACACCGCCGTCGAATCAGAAGACAGGGCCAACATGCAGGAATAG
- the lrguk gene encoding leucine-rich repeat and guanylate kinase domain-containing protein isoform X2, with protein MAAEDSVLSVELVSSCLSQLGRFGTGLQHPYYHLALPHHRLRDVTVLCSYGHLQQLELPHNNITDLSCVSHMPYLVILDASHNEISDFLGFQAPKNLKEVNLSHNCLTQMKDLSDYAALVKLDLDHNKLGEVIGLEKCCKLTHLSLAHNNISSISSLDDVPLTHLNLRGNQLKSTAGLENLKMLQVLDLAMNHITGLSGLQNLHLLGSLNLEKNQISDIEECKHFHDLLLLRELNLLDNPVQEHPEYRLSVIFLLQHLTMLDQERVTVEEKVMSINKYDPPMDVVAARDHMTQLMYQLMQPQLLYDTTLPSHDTPYPMLVLTGPQGCGKRELAHRLCHDFDDYFAYGISHTTRGPYFGEENGDDYHFVNEEDFQQLVQTGAFVQTVQYGGHRYGLSRDAIEDVAREGLACCVHMELEGVLSLKKSIFEPRYILLIPTLPEKYTANLLSRSLYTPAQIEMAVSRIELYADINRKRPGFFDNVIPCDDLNQAYHMLEEVVKDYLSLEEREEGEGQKEEKPRSPSSSYPSTAALDPSLPHYKNYCTKIREQLAPSKTPAELASIRRREQPAREAVVGKRPGVYSRFIKSLDESLVTSASSRLLDGDILGLAVQTLKDGPDPVSSPSCRQSHLDARPLKLTARSRHPAATPPSNQKTGPTCRNSVKVSF; from the exons ATGGCAGCAGAG GACAGTGTTTTAAGTGTTGAGTTGGTGTCCAGCTGTTTGTCCCAACTTGGTCGCTTCGGCACTGGACTTCAGCACCCATACTACCACCTGGCCCTCCCT CATCACAGGCTTAGGGATGTCACTGTTTTGTGTAGTTATGGTCATCTACAACAGCTGGAGCTGCCACATAACAACATTACAG ATCTGTCCTGCGTCAGCCACATGCCCTATCTCGTCATCCTAGATGCCTCTCACAATGAGATCTCGGATTTCCTTGGCTTCCAGGCCCCTAAGAACCTGAAG GAGGTCAACCTCTCCCACAACTGTCTAACACAAATGAAGGACTTGTCAGACTACGCAGCTCTTGTGAAGCTAGATCTGGACC ACAACAAACTCGGTGAGGTCATCGGTCTGGAGAAGTGCTGCAAGCTGACCCATCTCAGCCTGGCACACAACAACATCTCCAGCATCAGCAGCCTGGATGATGTGCCACTCACACACCTCAACCTG AGGGGGAACCAGCTGAAGAGCACCGCAGGTTTGGAGAACCTAAAGATGCTACAGGTTCTTGACTTGGCTATGAACCACATCACTGGTCTCTCTGGCCTCCAGAACCTACACCTTCTGGGCTCCCTCAACCTGGAAAAGAATCAG ATTAGTGACATTGAGGAGTGCAAACACTTTCATGATCTTCTTCTGCTGAGGGAATTGAATCTGCTGGATAACCCTGTACAG GAGCATCCAGAGTACAGGCTCTCTGTGATCTTCCTCCTCCAGCATCTGACCATGTTGGACCAAGAGAGAGTCACTGTTGAAGAAAAG GTGATGTCCATCAACAAGTACGACCCTCCTATGGATGTGGTAGCAGCCAGGGATCACATGACCCAGCTAATGTATCAGCTGATGCAGCCGCAGCTCCTCTATGATAC CACTCTACCCAGCCATGACACTCCCTATCCTATGCTGGTTCTGACTGGTCCGCAAGGCTGCGGGAAAAGGGAACTGGCCCACCGCCTGTGCCACGATTTCGACGACTACTTCGCATATGG AATCAGCCACACCACCAGGGGGCCCTACTTTGGAGAAGAGAACGGAGACGATTACCATTTTGTCAACGAAGAGGACTTTCAGCAGCTGGTACAAACG GGTGCTTTTGTCCAGACCGTCCAATATGGTGGCCACAGGTACGGTCTGAGCAGGGACGCCATTGAAGACGTCGCCAGGGAAGGACTGGCATGCTGTGTGCACATGGAGCTTGAA GGTGTGCTGAGTCTGAAGAAGAGCATCTTTGAACCTCGCTACATTCTCCTCATCCCCACGCTGCCTGAAAAGTACACAGCCAACCTGTTAAGCAGGAGCCTGTACACGCCAGCCCAGATTGAAATGGCGGTGTCGCGCATCGAGCTGTATGCCGACATCAACAGGAAACGGCCCGGCTTTTTTGATAATGTCATTCCCTGCG ATGACCTGAACCAAGCCTACCAcatgctggaggaggtggtgaaGGACTACCTGTCGCTGGAGGAGCGGGAAGAAG GTGAGGGACAAAAGGAGGAGAAGCCAAGGTCACCCTCTTCATCCTACCCATCCACTGCTGCGCTCGACCCCTCACTCCCGCACTACAAAAACTACTGCACCAAGATCAGGGAACAGCTCGCCCCCAGCAAGACCCCCGCT GAGCTGGCTTCCATCCGGCGGCGAGAGCAGCCGGCAAGAGAAGCGGTAGTGGGGAAGAGGCCAGGGGTCTACAGTCGCTTCATCAAAAG CTTAGATGAATCACTTGTGACTTCGGCATCCAGTCGGCTGCTAGATGGCGATATCCTGGGACTTGCAGTACAAACACTCAAAG ACGGCCCGGATCCGGTGTCAAGCCCATCCTGCCGCCAATCCCACCTGGACGCAAGACCCCTCAAGCTAACAGCCCGATCCCGTCACCCAGCCGCCACACCGCCGTCGAATCAGAAGACAGGGCCAACATGCAGGAATAGTGTCAAGGTTTCGTTTTGA